ATCAAGCACTTGCCGCAGGGAGATGTTCTTGGGGATGCGCTTGCCGTTGAGCTTCCAGGCGATCAGGCACAGGGCGAACATCCAGTGCCGGTGGGCGGCGGCGCGGGACAGGCCGACATTCCAGCAGACCACCTTCCACGGCTTCCCCTCGGCCCGCTGCCAGACGATCTTGGCGTCGACCTGATCAAGCTGCTGTAGCCACGGCAGGGCTTCGTCCATGCGGGTGATGGCGGCGGCAGAGGGTGGCGGGCGGCGAAAGGTCGCCTCTTCGGCGGCCAAGCTTTCCTGGATATAGGGCGGCCAAGTGCTGGCATGCCCCTGAACCTTACCCTCACCGACCAGGTGCCGGCTCCGCCGCCACCTCCGCCACCACCGCCGCCACCGCCGCCGCCACCACCACCGCCGCCGCCGATCGAGGCCCCGCCGGCGCCGCCACCGCGCGTGGCGGAAGGGCTGACGCGGCCAGCCGGCAACGCCTTCCAGGTGGTGGTGGCAAGCAAGCCTGCCGGGGCCCCCGACGCCCTTGTCATCAACACGCCAGTGCGTGACGCCGTAATCGCCGAAGGCACCCGCATCGCCGTGACGGTGCCTTCGGAAGCCTTCGCCCACACCAAGGCCGACGCCACGGTGACCCTGACCGCCACCCGCGACACGGGCGCGGCGCTGCCCGCCTGGATGGCTTTCAACCCGCAGACCGGCACCTTCGAGGGGACGCCGCCGCCCGGCTTCAAGGGTGAGGTGGTGGTGCGCGTCGTCGCCCGCGACCAGGATGGCCGCGAGGCGGTGCAGACCTTCAAGATCGTGGTCGGTACCGCCGGCCAGGGCAACATCGCTCCCGGCCAGCGCGGTGGTGAAGGGCAAGGCCAGGGACAAGGTGAAGGCCAAGGACAGCCGCAAGGCGGCGAAGGCCAGGGCCAGGGCCAGCCACAGGGTGTCCCCGGCCAGACCGGCGATTCCGGCCCCATGGACGGAGTCAAACAGGCAAACGCCAAGCCGATTGGCCGTCCCAGCCTGACAGAGCAATTGCATGCATTGAGTTTTAAGGGCGGTGTCGCTCGTCAGATCGCGTTGTTTGAAGCCGTTAAGCGTGGCGGTAAGGCCGCGTAAGTCCAAGGGGGATGGTTATGGTTATTTCTGCTTTTGGTGCCCGGCGCCTGCTGGCATCCGTGTCTTTGGTTGCGCTGCTTTCCGCCTGCGCCATGACGCCCGAGCCTTTCACCCCCGAGCAGCTTGCCCAAAGCTCGAAGGATGATCGCACCGACATGTTCAAGTCAGGCGAGCCGCTTTCCGGCCCATTGACGGTGTCCGAGGCTATTGCGCGGGCCTTGAAGCACAATCTGGATCGCCGCGCCAAGGTGATGGAAGAAGCCCTCGCCCTGGGCCAGACCGACATCGACCGCTGGGACATGCTGCCCAAGCTGGTAGCCAACGGTAATTTCACCTCGCGCTCCGAGCCCAACGCCACCCGCTCGCGCGATCTTTATACCCAGACCACCAGCACCTCGAACCCCACCTATTCCACCGACCGCGACAATTACACCGCCGATCTCGGGCTGTCGTGGAACGTGCTGGATTTCGGCCTGTCCTATTTCACCGCCAAGCAGAACGCCGACCGCGCCCTGATCGCCGCCGAAAGGAAGCGAAAGGCGGTGCACAATCTGGTGCAGGAAGTGCGTTTCGCCTTCTGGCGCACGGCCGCGCATCAGGAATTGCGCGAGGAAGTCGATCGAGCGGTGGCCGAGGCCAAGGTGGCGCTGGACCGCGCCAAGACGGTGGAAAGGGAGAACCTTAAGGCGCCGGCCGAGGCACTGCGCTATCAGAAGAGCCTGCTGGAGACCCTGCGCCAGCTGACCGCCATCCAGCAGGAGCTGTCCACCGCCGAGATCGAGCTGGCGGCGCTGATCAACGCGCCGCCGGGGACCAAGCTGGGGCTGGAGGTGCCGAAAGAGCTGAAGGTGCCGGCCTGGGATCTCGGCGTCGAGCGCATGGAGGAACTGGCCTTCGCCGGCAACGCCGATCTGCGCGAGCAGGGCTACCTGGCCCGGGTGGCGGTCAACGACACCCGCAAGGCCATCGCCCGGCTGTTCCCCGGCATCACCTTCTCGGGCAGCCGCAATTACGACCACAACTCGTTCCTGATGAACAATCACTGGTACGAGGCCGGCGCCAAGCTGTCGTGGAACCTGATGAACCTGGTCTCGGGCCCCGACGCCATCGCCTATGCCGAGACCAACGAGGAGGTGACCAAGGCCCGCCGGCTGGCCCAACGCATGGCGGTGCTGGCCCAGGTGCACGTCTCGGAGCGCCAGTTCCACAACGCGGCCAGCCAGTTCGACCAGTCCGACCAGCTGTGGAAGGTGGATGCCCGCCTGTTCGAGCTGTCCGAGGCCAGGGCCGCCAACGACGCCCAAGGCATGCTGGAACGGGTGGCGGGCCGCGCCTCGGCCATCGCCTCGCAATTGCGGCGCTTCCAGACCTATGCTCAGGTGGAACAGGCCTATGCCAAGATGCAGGCCAGCATCGGCCACGATCTGATGCCCGACGCGGTGGCCAGCCACGATCTGCCGTCCCTGTCGGCGGTCATCGCCGAGCGTCTGGTCGCGTGGGAGCGCGGCGAGAACCAGGTGCCGTTGGCGGACGCGCCGGCCTCGGCCCCGGCCCCGGACCTTGCGGTTTCCACCGCAGCCGAGCCCGCTCCTCAGGAAAGCGCCCTTGAACGTCTGATCGCCCAGGTGCGGCAATTTTGGGCTGAATGAGGGCGGCGACCCTGGCCGCGTGGCCGCCTTCCACAACCAGCGTGGTACGGCGGAGCAGTACATCAAGGAGGGCGAGAATGCGGTGAAGTGGACCCGGCTGTCGTGCCGGACCATGAAGGCCAACGCCGTCCGGCTCCGGCTCCAGCTTCATGCCCTGGCCTACAACCTGTCCAATGCGGCTATCGTCGCGCCATTTCGCCTTCCGGTTGGACCGGAACTAGGGTACCCTGCCGTCAACCAGGGGCGGATGGACCGCCCATATGGGAAATGTCCGTTAATTGGCCAGTCTTTGATTGGCCGCGTCAAGAGGCCGGTGGGCGTGCTCGCCGAGCAAACAGCCCTGTTCAATGCGGTGTCGCACGACGGCAAGGCTAGGTGACTCGATGCTGGCGTCGCGAAAGTGGCTGGGGGAAGAAAATGTTGGGATCGGGCCGGATCAAGGAAGAACGGAAAATGGCGCCGAGCCGTTTGCGGACGGCCCGGCCACTGATCATGGCATTGGAGCCGCGCTTGATGTTCGATGGCGCGGCGGTGGATACGGCGATCCATGCTCTCTCGGTTGCTGACAGCCCGCAGACGGCGGCCCCGGCTCCGCCGGTCCGCAATGAGATCGCGTTCATCGACGGCGGACTGAAGGATTTGAATATTCTTGCGCAGGGGATGCGTGACGGTGTCGAGGTTCATGTGCTCGATGTCGATCGTGACGGCCTGGAGCAGATGACCGAGGTGCTGCAGGGGCGTAGCAATGTCGATGCCATCCACGTCATCAGCCACGGTGCC
This is a stretch of genomic DNA from Magnetospirillum gryphiswaldense MSR-1 v2. It encodes these proteins:
- a CDS encoding TolC family protein gives rise to the protein MVISAFGARRLLASVSLVALLSACAMTPEPFTPEQLAQSSKDDRTDMFKSGEPLSGPLTVSEAIARALKHNLDRRAKVMEEALALGQTDIDRWDMLPKLVANGNFTSRSEPNATRSRDLYTQTTSTSNPTYSTDRDNYTADLGLSWNVLDFGLSYFTAKQNADRALIAAERKRKAVHNLVQEVRFAFWRTAAHQELREEVDRAVAEAKVALDRAKTVERENLKAPAEALRYQKSLLETLRQLTAIQQELSTAEIELAALINAPPGTKLGLEVPKELKVPAWDLGVERMEELAFAGNADLREQGYLARVAVNDTRKAIARLFPGITFSGSRNYDHNSFLMNNHWYEAGAKLSWNLMNLVSGPDAIAYAETNEEVTKARRLAQRMAVLAQVHVSERQFHNAASQFDQSDQLWKVDARLFELSEARAANDAQGMLERVAGRASAIASQLRRFQTYAQVEQAYAKMQASIGHDLMPDAVASHDLPSLSAVIAERLVAWERGENQVPLADAPASAPAPDLAVSTAAEPAPQESALERLIAQVRQFWAE
- a CDS encoding putative Ig domain-containing protein, translating into MPLNLTLTDQVPAPPPPPPPPPPPPPPPPPPPPIEAPPAPPPRVAEGLTRPAGNAFQVVVASKPAGAPDALVINTPVRDAVIAEGTRIAVTVPSEAFAHTKADATVTLTATRDTGAALPAWMAFNPQTGTFEGTPPPGFKGEVVVRVVARDQDGREAVQTFKIVVGTAGQGNIAPGQRGGEGQGQGQGEGQGQPQGGEGQGQGQPQGVPGQTGDSGPMDGVKQANAKPIGRPSLTEQLHALSFKGGVARQIALFEAVKRGGKAA
- a CDS encoding DUF6362 family protein; this translates as MAAEEATFRRPPPSAAAITRMDEALPWLQQLDQVDAKIVWQRAEGKPWKVVCWNVGLSRAAAHRHWMFALCLIAWKLNGKRIPKNISLRQVLDVRKMQ